Within the Maribacter sp. BPC-D8 genome, the region TATGGTGATAAAGGTGAAGTGCCAGAAGGTGATTACACTATTCCATTAGGTGTTGCAGATATTCGTAGAGAAGGTAAAGACGTTACTATTGTTTCTTTTGGTAAGATTATTAAGGAGGCTGATAAGGCTGCCGATGAATTGGAAAAAGAAGGTATTAGCTGTGAGATTATCGATTTACGTACGGTAAAGCCTTTAGATTACGAAGCAATTTTGAAATCTGTTAAGAAGACAAACCGTTTGGTGATTTTAGAAGAAGCTTGGCCATTTGGTAATGTAGCAACAGAAATTACATATCATATACAAGCACATGCATTTGATTATTTAGATGCACCAGTTGTTAAAATAAACACTGCAGATACACCAGCGCCATATTCTCCTGTACTATTGGCAGAGTGGTTACCAAATCATAAAGATGTGGTTGAGGCTGTTAAAAGAGTTTTATACAAATAAAAGATTTACTTTTGTAAAGTACTTTAGCTTCTCCGACCAAGTCTGGAGAAGCTTTTTTTATTAGCATGTTATTTGCGACAAAATTTTTTATTGAACGACGAATTTTAATGAGAGGGATAATTTTCATATTCTTAAGTCTATGTATGTTCATAGCTCAAGGTCAGACCAAAATTGGTGGTATTGTCATTGATGAGCAGGGTGAGCCTGTATCCTTCGCTAACGTATTCTTTAAAAATTCTACAGAAGGTACCATTACAAATGATGATGGTCGTTTTTATATAGAGTCTGAAAATGAATATCCTATAGTAATTATATCGTTTATCGGTTATACAGATTATGAACTTCAGTTAGATTCTAAAGTTGCCTATGACTTAGAAATAACCATGGTTGAAGCTGCAGAGCAGTTAAATGAAGTGGTATTGATAGCCGGCAAGCAATCTAAAAAGAATAATCCTGCGGTAGATATTCTTCGTAAAATTTGGTCAAAAAAACGCCAGAACGGTGTTCGGCAGTTTGATCAATATGCTTTTGATAAGTATGAAAAAGTAGAGTTCGATTTAAATACGATAGATAGTTCGCTTATAAAAAGTAAGGTCTTTAAAGGACTCGAATTTGTTTTTCAAGATTTAGATACTTCGCGTATAACGGGTAAAACATACTTGCCAATTTTCTTAAACGAGACTTTTTCTAAAATTTATGGAGATAACAAAATCAAAGAAGAGAAAGAGGAAGTTTTAGGTAATAAGAATTCCGGATTCGAAAATAATCAAGCGATCATAGCATTTGTACAAGACTTATATCAAGAGTATGATGTCTATAATAATTACCTGAAATTTTTCGATAAAAGTTTCACTAGTCCGCTATCAAAAACCGGAGTAGATGTATATAATTATGCCCTTCGAGATAGTGCTTTTATAGATAATAAGTGGTGTTATAATATTGTATACTATCCACGTCGTAAAAACGAATTAACTTTTAAAGGAGATTTTTGGGTAAATGATTCTACTTGGGCAGTAAAAAACATTAATCTTCAAGTTACCAAAAGTGCCAATATCAACTGGGTAAAAGAAATCTACATTGAGCAAGATTTTGAAGTAATGAATGATTCAGTGTTTCTTTTGAAACGCGATTATATGTTGAGTGATTTCAGTTTCAACAAAAAAGAAGAATCAAAAGGGTTGTACGGAAAGCGAACAAGTGTATATGATAATTACGAGTTCAATAAGGTTAAGCCAAGAGAGGTCTATAAAAAAGATAGAAACCCGTTAGATGTTACACAGATAATTAAAGACGATGCCTTTTGGGAACAGAACAGGTTAGAAAGTTTAAATAAAGATGAGCAGGGTATTTATAAGTTGCTCGACACCCTTAAAACGGTACCCAAATTTAAAACCTATTATAATTTTGTAAGTATTTTAGGATCTGGCTATGTAGAAGTAGATAAATGGAACTTAGACCTAGGGTCTGTTTATGATTTCTTCGGATACAATACAGCAGAAGGCGCACGAGTGCGACTTGGAGCGAGAACCTACTATGGGCAAAACGATCTTTGGCGAATAGAAGGATACACTGCATACGGATTCAAAGATCATAAATTTAAACACGGCTTGGCGGGTAAAATGCTGTTAGATAAAAATAGCAGATTAATCGTCTCTGGTGGTAACCGTAGAGATATAGAGCAGCTCGGTGTTAGCCTAACGGCAACCAATGATGTCTTAGGTCGTAGTATTGCTTCTTCTTCTTTATTAACGGTAGGTGCAAATAATAGATTAACGAATATTAATTTGAGTGCACTTAATTTTGAAATAGAGCCACTTACTAATTTAAAATTATCTGTAGGGGGTACTTTTAGAACTTTAAGTTCTGCACTGCCCGGTGATTTTAGTTTAGATTATGTAAATCCAGAATCTCCAACAGGGGTTTCATCAGAAATACGTCAATTCGATTTTAATGCATTGGTACTATATACACCGGGTAAGAAAACGATAGGTTTTGGGGTAGAGCGTAGAGATGTAAATGATACCTACAGTACTATATTATTGAATTATACAAAGGGAACAAAGGGAGTGATGAATAGTGATTTTGATTACGACAAGCTTCAGTTTTCATATAGCCAACCATGGCAACTAGGTGGTTTTGGTAGATTGTTGAGTACAGTAGAGCTTGGTAAAACATTTGGTGAGGTTCCTTTGGGTCTGTTGAGTGTAGTGCCTGGTAATCAAACCTTTTTCTCTAATTATGGTACATTCCCAAATTTAGATTTTTATGAATTTGTGACAGATACCTATGCAGCTGTTCATTTACAACATAACTTTAATGGTCGATTTTTCTCTAGAATTCCGTTCTTGAGAAAATATAATTTAAGAGAAATAGTAGCTGTTCGCGGAGTATGGGGAGATTTGTCTGATGAAAATATAGCACTAAGTGCGCCAGCAACAGTAAATACGCCATTACGTGCCCCGTCAGAAAAAATATACTATGAATATTCTTTTGGAATAGGGAACATATTTAAAGTATTCAGATTAGATTTCAATTTTAGAGGAAATTATTTAGAAAATCCCGATGCAAGAAAGTTCGGTGTAACCGGTACGTTTGGATTTGTCTTTTAATTCGATTAATTTTTACAATTATAACAACTTAGTAACGTTTCATAAGAAACTATAAATTAAACAATTTTTAATATGGCAGCAGCAAATGGCTTAACCTTTGATGTTTTAATAGAAATTCCGAAAGGAAGTAGAAACAAGTACGAATACGATTTTGATTTACATAAAATTCGTTTTGACCGTATGTTGTTTTCTTCAATGATGTATCCTGGTGATTACGGATTCATACCTGAAACTTTAGCGTTGGATAAAGATCCATTAGACGTTTTAGTAATGGGAACGGAACCAACGTACCCAATGACGGTGATGGAAGTAAAGCCTATAGGTGTATTTCACATGACAGATGAGAAAGGTCCAGATGAAAAAATTATCTGTGTACCAGTTTCAGATCCAATCTGGAGCAATAACAATGATATAAGTGATTTGAATCCGCATAGATTAAAAGAAATCGAACATTTCTTTCAAGTATATAAAGATTTAGAAAAGAAAAAAGTTGATACAGGTGGGTGGAGCGATGCTGCTAAAGCAGTCGAAATCTACCACGAATGTGTTAAGAGATATGATGATAGTGAGCACAAAGCGAAGCGCACTTTTGTGATATAAATAATATTTTACATCATTTGAGCCACTTTTTTTAATAAAAAGTGGCTTTTTTTATTCTATTCTAATTTACTACATTAGTCGAACTAACAACTAACAAATAGATTAAATGGAGTCAATGATGATTTACATGCCAATTCTTATGGCAGTATTAGGCCTAATTTACATGGGCATTAAAAGATCTTGGGTATTGAAGCAACATGCCGGAGATGGAAAAATGAAAGAAATATCAGACCACATTTATGAAGGCGCCCTTGCCTTTTTAAGTGCAGAATATAGGCTTCTGGCTATATTCGTAGTCGTAGTGAGTATTTTGCTTGCAATTGTTTCTTTTGTAGTGCCAACAACACATTGGCTAATTGTAGTAGCATTTATTTTTGGTGCGGTATTTTCTGCCTACGCAGGTAATATAGGTATGAAAATCGCAACCAAGACCAATGTACGAACCACACAGGCAGCACGTACCAGTTTACCTAATGCATTGAAAATTTCTTTTGGTGGTGGTACTGTAATGGGACTTGGTGTTGCTGGTTTAGCAGTATTAGGGCTTACAATCTTCTTTATAATATTCTTTCAATTTTTTATGGGCGGTGTTTGGACATCGACTATGGATATGACAATAGTTTTAGAAACCCTTGCAGGTTTCTCTTTAGGTGCTGAGTCTATTGCATTGTTTGCACGTGTTGGTGGTGGTATTTATACTAAAGCAGCAGATGTAGGCGCAGATTTAGTAGGTAAAGTAGAAGCAGGTATACCAGAAGACGATCCTCGTAACCCAGCTACAATTGCAGATAATGTAGGTGATAACGTAGGTGATGTTGCAGGTATGGGTGCAGATTTATTTGGTTCTTATGTTGCAACAGTTCTTGCGGCTATGGTGTTGGGTAACTATGTAATTAAAGATATGGGTGGTAATATTACTGATGCCTTTGGTGGAATCGGACCTATATTATTGCCAATGGCAATTGCGGGTGCAGGTATTATTATATCTATCATCGGTACCATGTTGGTGAAAATAAAAAGCAACGATGCCAAAGAAGCTGAGGTAATGGGTGCTTTGAATATTGGTAACTGGACATCAATTGTTTTGGTTGCAATCTCATGTTTTGGTTTGGTTACATGGATGTTACCTGAAACCATGAAAATGGAATTCTTTGGTGAAGGACTTTTAGAAATATCATCTATGCGTGTATTCTATGCCACTTTGGTAGGTTTAGTAGTAGGTGCAGTGATCTCTTCAGTAACAGAATATTATACAGGATTAGGGAAGTCTCCGATCTTAAAAATTGTACAACAATCTTCAACAGGTGCGGGTACAAACATTATTGCAGGTTTAGCAACGGGAATGATTTCTACTTTCCCTTCTGTGCTTTTATTTGCAGCCGCTATTTGGTCATCATATGAATTTGCAGGTTTTTACGGAGTTGCTTTAGCCGCCTCTGCAATGATGGCAACTACAGCTATGCAATTGGCGATTGATGCCTTCGGACCAATTTCTGACAATGCAGGTGGTATTGCCGAAATGAGTGAGCAAGAACCTATCGTAAGAGAAAGAACAGATATATTAGATTCTGTAGGTAACACAACTGCAGCTACAGGTAAAGGATTTGCCATTGCTTCTGCAGCATTAACATCTTTGGCATTATTTGCAGCCTATGTAACGTTTACGGGTATTGATGGTATTAACATATTTAAAGCTCCGGTATTGGCAATGTTATTTGTTGGTGGTATGGTGCCAGTAGTATTCTCTGCATTGGCAATGAATGCTGTTGGTAAAGCTGCGATGGAAATGGTACAGGAAGTTAGACGTCAGTTTAAAGAGATACCTGGTATTATGGAAGGTACAGGCAAGCCAGAATATGATAAGTGTGTAGCTATCTCTACGAAAGCTTCTTTGAAAGAAATGATGTTACCTGGTTTATTAACTATCGGTTTTCCGTTGGTCATTGCATTCGTTCCTATGTTATTCGGAATGAACAAATTGGCGATTGCAGAAATGTTAGGTGGTTATATGGCTGGTGTTACCGTATC harbors:
- a CDS encoding DUF5686 family protein; the protein is MRGIIFIFLSLCMFIAQGQTKIGGIVIDEQGEPVSFANVFFKNSTEGTITNDDGRFYIESENEYPIVIISFIGYTDYELQLDSKVAYDLEITMVEAAEQLNEVVLIAGKQSKKNNPAVDILRKIWSKKRQNGVRQFDQYAFDKYEKVEFDLNTIDSSLIKSKVFKGLEFVFQDLDTSRITGKTYLPIFLNETFSKIYGDNKIKEEKEEVLGNKNSGFENNQAIIAFVQDLYQEYDVYNNYLKFFDKSFTSPLSKTGVDVYNYALRDSAFIDNKWCYNIVYYPRRKNELTFKGDFWVNDSTWAVKNINLQVTKSANINWVKEIYIEQDFEVMNDSVFLLKRDYMLSDFSFNKKEESKGLYGKRTSVYDNYEFNKVKPREVYKKDRNPLDVTQIIKDDAFWEQNRLESLNKDEQGIYKLLDTLKTVPKFKTYYNFVSILGSGYVEVDKWNLDLGSVYDFFGYNTAEGARVRLGARTYYGQNDLWRIEGYTAYGFKDHKFKHGLAGKMLLDKNSRLIVSGGNRRDIEQLGVSLTATNDVLGRSIASSSLLTVGANNRLTNINLSALNFEIEPLTNLKLSVGGTFRTLSSALPGDFSLDYVNPESPTGVSSEIRQFDFNALVLYTPGKKTIGFGVERRDVNDTYSTILLNYTKGTKGVMNSDFDYDKLQFSYSQPWQLGGFGRLLSTVELGKTFGEVPLGLLSVVPGNQTFFSNYGTFPNLDFYEFVTDTYAAVHLQHNFNGRFFSRIPFLRKYNLREIVAVRGVWGDLSDENIALSAPATVNTPLRAPSEKIYYEYSFGIGNIFKVFRLDFNFRGNYLENPDARKFGVTGTFGFVF
- a CDS encoding inorganic diphosphatase, with protein sequence MAAANGLTFDVLIEIPKGSRNKYEYDFDLHKIRFDRMLFSSMMYPGDYGFIPETLALDKDPLDVLVMGTEPTYPMTVMEVKPIGVFHMTDEKGPDEKIICVPVSDPIWSNNNDISDLNPHRLKEIEHFFQVYKDLEKKKVDTGGWSDAAKAVEIYHECVKRYDDSEHKAKRTFVI
- a CDS encoding sodium-translocating pyrophosphatase — its product is MESMMIYMPILMAVLGLIYMGIKRSWVLKQHAGDGKMKEISDHIYEGALAFLSAEYRLLAIFVVVVSILLAIVSFVVPTTHWLIVVAFIFGAVFSAYAGNIGMKIATKTNVRTTQAARTSLPNALKISFGGGTVMGLGVAGLAVLGLTIFFIIFFQFFMGGVWTSTMDMTIVLETLAGFSLGAESIALFARVGGGIYTKAADVGADLVGKVEAGIPEDDPRNPATIADNVGDNVGDVAGMGADLFGSYVATVLAAMVLGNYVIKDMGGNITDAFGGIGPILLPMAIAGAGIIISIIGTMLVKIKSNDAKEAEVMGALNIGNWTSIVLVAISCFGLVTWMLPETMKMEFFGEGLLEISSMRVFYATLVGLVVGAVISSVTEYYTGLGKSPILKIVQQSSTGAGTNIIAGLATGMISTFPSVLLFAAAIWSSYEFAGFYGVALAASAMMATTAMQLAIDAFGPISDNAGGIAEMSEQEPIVRERTDILDSVGNTTAATGKGFAIASAALTSLALFAAYVTFTGIDGINIFKAPVLAMLFVGGMVPVVFSALAMNAVGKAAMEMVQEVRRQFKEIPGIMEGTGKPEYDKCVAISTKASLKEMMLPGLLTIGFPLVIAFVPMLFGMNKLAIAEMLGGYMAGVTVSGVLWAIFQNNAGGAWDNAKKSFEAGVEINGEMTYKGSEAHKAAVTGDTVGDPFKDTSGPSMNILIKLTCLIGLVIAPILGGHAEEGVASLNDTKEVTIEMNVESADLAEAIVTYSTTVNGESITEEVVYNGTKAEVEAQLQAFENATIEKKGTATEITIEKVEINKQ